GCGGACAAGTGTGGGTAGGGGCAATGAAACAGCGCATCAAACAGGTATTGATCGTTGATGTTCCAGACACTCCCATTGCAGCAATTATTAGTCAGGAAGTGAGCTCACCCTATAGCTACCTCATTGGCGGCTCTTGGAACATCACTCCCGAATGGCAAATCATTGCCGAAAGTAGCTTTCTGTTTTCAGATCGGCAGCAGTTTATGATTCAGGGTTCTTATCGGTTCTAACCAAGTAACCCCTGGCGCGAGCTTATTCAATATTTTGGATCTGCTCGCGCATTTGCTCTATGAGTACTTTCATTTCCACCGCACTCTGTGTGGTCTGAGGGCTGATGGACTTAGAGCTCAATGTATTCGCCTCTCTGTTCAGCTCCTGCATCAAGAAATCAAGTCTCCGCCCAATGGCGCCCTTCTGCGCACAGACCCTAGCGACTTCGTCCAGATGCGCAACTAGCCGATCAATCTCTTCTTCCACATCCGCCTTGTGCGCCATCATGACGAACTCGGCTTCAATTCGCTCTGGGTCCAACGTATCTTGTAGCTCCGCCAAACGCTCTGTCAGCCGGTCGCGCTGCTTCTGCAACAGGCCTGGCATCACCGCCGCTACACTCGCCACTTCAGCTCTCATTGCGTTAATTCGCTCATCAATCATCCCCGCAATGGCTTTGCCCTCACGCTTTCGATTGTCAATGAGCTCCATGATCGCCTGATCTAAACATTGTCTGATGGCCGCATCAAACTCCTCACTTTCATACTTAGCTTCTACCACCACGCCCGGCCAGCGCAGGACTTCCATGGTGCTAATCGTAGCGGCAGGATCAATTTGTCGGCTGGCTTCCGTGAGCTTCGCAACCAACTCTGCATCCAAACTCAAACTTTGCGCCGACTCCGCCAGCTGAAGGGTTAAGGTCGCGTCTACCTTGCCACGGGATAATTTGCTGCGCAGGCGCTCTCGCACCATCACATCCAGATTACGCGCAGACTCGGGCAGGCGAATATACGGCTCCAAGTAACGATGGTTAACACTTTTTAATTCCCAAGTTACAGAGCCCCATTCGGTATTGATATTGGCACGAGCGAAGGCGGTCATTGATAGCATGGAATACTCCCACTGGATTAAAAAAATAATGT
This DNA window, taken from Umboniibacter marinipuniceus, encodes the following:
- a CDS encoding YicC/YloC family endoribonuclease, with translation MLSMTAFARANINTEWGSVTWELKSVNHRYLEPYIRLPESARNLDVMVRERLRSKLSRGKVDATLTLQLAESAQSLSLDAELVAKLTEASRQIDPAATISTMEVLRWPGVVVEAKYESEEFDAAIRQCLDQAIMELIDNRKREGKAIAGMIDERINAMRAEVASVAAVMPGLLQKQRDRLTERLAELQDTLDPERIEAEFVMMAHKADVEEEIDRLVAHLDEVARVCAQKGAIGRRLDFLMQELNREANTLSSKSISPQTTQSAVEMKVLIEQMREQIQNIE